In the genome of Labrus mixtus chromosome 21, fLabMix1.1, whole genome shotgun sequence, one region contains:
- the prrt2 gene encoding trafficking regulator of GLUT4 1: MAVNMMPGPDIWPGEEQPSLLDQEGSLSSQAPASLQGQPVSGDQLIHSSPASTRPPRSKSKGELVIVINEKLKNSNGIHQTPTESSSPVISSPPRRQHSISYPHHGKTRKGSRASSIGYTAFSPRPSLSRHSSIATNPPLDRTKVKDYLLLSVLACFCPVWPINIVGFVYSIMSKNSLEQGNLDGAVRLGRVAKMLSMVSLVGGTVIIIACIVNLAINVKT; encoded by the exons atggctgtaaacatgatgcCAGGCCCTGACATATGGCCAGGGGAAGAACAGCCATCTCTGCTGGACCAGGAGGGCTCTCTGTCGAGCCAAGCCCCCGCCTCGTTGCAGGGCCAACCAGTCAGCGGTGACCAGCTCATCCACAGCAGCCCAGCCAGCACAAGACCCCCACGCAGCAAATCCAAAGGAGAGCTAGTGATAGTGATCAACGAGAAGCTGAAGAACA GTAATGGGATCCACCAAACACCTACTGAGAGCTCCTCTCCAGtcatctcctcccctcccaGAAGACAGCACTCCATCTCCTACCCCCATCATGGCAAGACTAGGAAGGGGAGCAGGGCGAGTTCGATCGGCTACACCGCCTTCTCACCCAGGCCGTCACTCTCCCGACACTCCAGCATCGCCACCAACCCACCTCTGGACCGCACCAAAGTCAAAGACTAcctccttctgtctgtgctgGCCTGCTTCTGCCCCGTATGGCCCATCAACATCGTGGGATTTGTCTACTCCATCATG TCCAAGAACAGTCTGGAGCAGGGGAACCTGGATGGAGCCGTGCGCCTCGGACGAGTGGCTAAGATGCTCTCCATGGTGTCACTAGTAGGAGGGACGGTCATTATCATCGCCTGCATTGTCAACCTGGCCA taAATGTGAAAACCTGA